Genomic segment of Corythoichthys intestinalis isolate RoL2023-P3 chromosome 7, ASM3026506v1, whole genome shotgun sequence:
aatgctctctgcactttaaacagaaccctgagactatcacagagcaggtgcatttatacggagacttgattacacacaggtggattctatttatcatcatcggtcatttaggacaacattggatcattcagagatcctcactgaacttctggagtgagtttgctgcactgaaagtaaaggggccgaataatattgcacaccccacttttcagttttttatttgttaaaaaagtttaaattatccaataaatgttgttccacttcacgattgtgtcccacttgttgttgattcatgacaaaaaaatttaatttcatatctttatgtttgaagcctgaaatgtggcgaaaggttgcaagattcaagggggccgaatacttttgcaaggcactgtatatatatattagattagtcgactaatcgtaaagatactcggctgactaatcaggaggaaataggtcgtttgggacagccctatttattagcgctgtgaAGTCTaccgctttaagatggcggctgtttactaacgccgctgactttttcatttcgcatttagttcaacatacatgtgatatctataagACGCatgagatgctacctgctaccaccgtagcataatgcgggctagtttttagcaacgtcagcatagtttgtagcggctgttggctgcagtaaggtttttggtttttttgcttcttcctctacgcacgtgacatcagcgcgttgtcccgcattaaaagtagtccgggcaaaacgtgatgcttagagatggcaaaatgaaacgattcctcgaggtgaatcaaattactcggatcagtttttaaactcgagttactcgagtattcgtttcagctttatctccaatatgatttcgcatttacacAAAATTAAGGGTTAGTAAGCACTGTCATGAAAGTTTCCAACCAGCTAAAACTCcgttgtgtttagtgtgtctagcggtgatgAAACGTAAAACTGtccgtgttgagaaagagagtgtgtgtataatgtaaacatgatacgagtcatacacacgctttttatggaaaataattcaatttgtgTTCTTATGGTAATCATGttcagctgtggctgtgggtttaggctcacctaaaggactgcatttattttaattttatttataactttttttctaaatttattttaacttaacattacacTTATGTTCCAAATTGctcatatgttttgaaaaagaaaaatcctgttcaatggaaaaaaagttccagatatctcaaagtgacacattttagagctgtaattgcaataccgtgatactgtgaaactGATATTTTGGTCTaaagttatcataccatcaaaaTTTCATACCTGCACATGCCTGAATGGAgtgattgaaaaaaatgtgcatgaatgagttaaattcaACTAAGCTCTaaacatgatttaaaaaaaaaaaaaaaaaattaaattggagAATCAATGTTTCAATGATGTGAAAATATTTTAgtgggaaatattatttttaaagctgTATGGTTACTTTTGTCTTTCAGTCAGCCAAGGAGACAGGTGAGTCATTATTTTTGGTTACACTGTGGTGGTAATGGGAGTTTTCCGATAATATCAGGTAGCCGATAAAAGCATCTAAAAATGATATCGgactatggggcgccgtttgtaaagcagcacatgctgaaaattccgACAACATCTTCTCACATTTAGTCCACACcgtgtttaaaatggtgttaAATTTTTAGAGacactttttcttttcttttttttaccgtacaacattatttagcaacttaaatatttattcttaaataagacgttttggacctgattatttcaatccagaactaaatatttaatttaaatcttaaattcatATCCtgtatcctaaatgttaaatcaggaaactgtcggaactaaatatttagcttaatatgcaaattcacacgactagagaccggaagtaacaaaataaaatctggtggagcagctcaaactgtctgtttacgttgcttgaaaatgaataaaacctactcaacggtggcagtaTGCTCTTGaacatgagtcattgtgataataacaatataaagataaaatacatatttaggagaaactatttatttattttgtgtgctccaggttttattttgttacttccggtctcccatCATTTGAATTtggtattaagctaaatatttagttccaacaagagatgtcccgatcgatcgggatgccgatcacgtcattttcaagtatcggaatcggcaaaaaaatatcggccatgcctttatttttttatatatattttgtaattaaatcattttctaattgtatttaacgttacagacataatatgttacactcatccagagtctttagtttaggcttaaggtagggatatcaaatttatcccgataacggcggtaattaattttttaaaaaatgtatcacgttaaaatatttaacgcaattaatgcatgcgttgcacgacccactcacgcattgtcgcgctcaatctgtaatggcgccgttttacctatatagagagataaaaggaagcgtaaaatgagtagagtgaattttggcagcctttggagcattttttaattggctaaagcctaacaatccctctccctacgattagaactatcatgggaagcaatgtggagaagcaaggtagcaattgatctttttcttaacaccctatgttatttgccaacgcagagaagatatatcatttggtagcactacgcacagtcatggttccacttccaatcatgcatttgggcatggctacagtatcatttactgaaagctcaagaaatacattagatggcaatatttagtcacaatatacaaagtcacaagtctttctatccgtggatccctctcacagaaagaatgttaataatgtaaatgccatcttgaggatttattgtcataataaaaaaaatacagtactaatgtactgtatgttgaatgtatatatttgtccgagttttagtcatttttttcttaatgcattgccaaaatgcacgtacatgtatatgatcggggaaaattatcgggaatgattggaattgaatcgggagcaaaaaaaagcaatcggatcgggaaatatcgggatcggcagatactcaaactaaaacgattgggatcggatcgggagcaaaaaacatgatcggaacaaccctagttccaACAGTTTCCAtatttagcatttaggatataggatatacatttaaaatttaaattaaatatttagttctcgatttaaacattcaggtccaaaacttcttatttaaaaatgaatatttaggttgctaaataatgttgtatatgtgcaaaaaaaaaaaaaaaaaaaaaaagtgactaaaaatttcacaccacgttttCAACACTGTGCGGCTAAATGTGAGAACGTTTAgacgtaattttcagcatgtgctgctttacaaacggcgccccatatcagacaacatcggtttttcattaacAGTTTAGGGCCAATACAAATGCAGCAATGCTATCATGTCCACTTATTGCCTGTCTGCTTCTGGTGTTTTGACGCCCCCTGCTGGCGCTAGGTGTAATGAGTTTTGAAATATGAAACATTGATGTGTATATttcgttttgtttgcatttgtggtaaaatgtggtTACATTATTTCATTGGTTGCAAGCTGTACTACCAGTTGCTATTCAAATTGACACATGGTGTATACTTTATTTCTTGTTATTAACACACAGAGAGAAATCCAGATTTCTGTTTTCACAACGCAAATACTGACATTCTGTGTTGTTTTCAGACGGCGTCTCGTTCCTGGACAGCATTCTGAAAGATCACAACTACACCTCGCCACCTGAAATTAAGGAGCTGTGGTTGCACGACCACAATTATTCCCTCAAACTGGGCAGCTCCAAGGAGGGCTGTGACCAGGGTGAGTACTTAATACTTGAAAACGACCAGGCTGCCGTGGTTCACACGGGTATAACCCTGAAGACGCTGAACGTCTTGGTGGAGGCGGTGCAATGTTACGCCAGCGACGACTTCTGGCCCTCCGTGCGCTCTCAGGTTCTCATGACGCTAATGAAGCTAAAAACCAATCAACCTCTCGCCGTCCTGAGCATGTACTTCCGCACGTCCGAGCCCACCGCCGTCAAAATTGTGGAATTCTGGATCGACGTGCTGGGGGCGGTCTTGCGGCCCTTCGTCCCGTGGCTCCCCAAACAAATCGTCCGGGCGACTGTGCCGGTTGAGTGCAACGGGAGCATCATGCACCACTTTCAGGGGCGCAGCTTGCCCAGCGCTGTCAAGTACCTGACAGCCGTGTCCCCGTGCGGCCTTATCGTGTTCGTATCGGCCGCCTTCGCCGGTTGTCGCGACTGCGCCCACGTGCCCCAGGGCTCTGGATTGCTGGATCACCTCGTGCCGGGCGACGAGGTCACGACTCGGGGTGGCTTCGCCGTCAAAAAATTGCTGTTGGAGGGGCAGGTCTATCTGGTCGTTTCGTCGCTCAGCAAAATCGACAACTTGCCCGCCGCCACGTCTTCCCCTTCCGGCAACGTCGCACACGTCGGAAAGCAAGTCGAAAGCGCTATTCAGCACTTGATGAGTTACAAGATACTTGCGCAGGGAGTTCCCACTGCTTTGCTGCCGCGAATAGATAATATTCTCTGCGTTTGCGCTGCACTGACCAATCTGAGGGCTCAAACTTTAAACtagcaacatttttttcttgctgtttttttaaacatatccAAAAACATTCCCATATATCACTCAGTCCTTCCAGCTTCAAGTTTTTTTATTAGAATTTTAGTTGCGACAATGATCTTCCATATTCTGAGTATACGATACAGTATTTAACCATAATCATACATAGAAAATGTGAGATAAATGGTAAATGTCTTAGCTAATTTTACAAGTTATCTTTTTATATGTTTGAAGCAAGTGGTACTGCTACTGTTACTCAACGCTTGTTACAACTTGAGGAAGTTAATTGCACTAAACTACTAAACCTCTCCCAGTTcaattgaattggacgtctactgccgtcaattgcactgaaacagacaaaatgaataaaaaagggaccttattttttttaactagtctatttgttttgttttaatttaagtgggaaacaaaaataatttcaaaagaaaaaataatgttcatggatgtacagtaatccctcatttttcgcgatTAAAGGGCAGCAAAAATTGAAAAACCacaaagcaggattttccctcccacccccaaaaattaaaaatgataaacgtaaacagtacttacagtatttaCATGCACTTACACATTCTATATAGAGCACCTTATACATTCATTCCATGATGAGTTTGGGGAACTTGGCACACCTGAATGTCGTAGAGGGCCACTCGTGAgtcgaggtgggtagtaatggcccaaatacaccagatgcatgatcgttgcggttccagtccgactccggtaaaaaatagcgccggagccaatgcgttcccattatatcctattgttcaacgtataccggccgcgtcagtgatcCGGATTGCCTGCGGACTATCTCCGGCGGGCTGCAGGCCATTTCCTATTTTTgacggacacgcatccgacaaaatgggcggagctgggcctggacgtaacagcccagttgcttattcatggtttaaacaccagcaaacatggacgaagaacgtttcatcatggaggtggaaagtcacaaagtgatatacgatgcagcagatcgttattataaggacagcattaaaagggaagctgcaaggtgtcctattatgtgtctttttctggcaatgatatcaaacacacgacgtgctgacaactttgagcggagaaaaaaaaaaagcagcgtatCTGAAAGTGgctccactgcagaaattctcatGCCCGGTGCACACACAatgtcggtttgtatacagCAGACATGGCCAAAGTCCGgctcgggggccaaatgcggcccatggtcaaattccATCCGGCCCCAGCctttgtcataaaatcaataacatctggcccgcacacagacttaataaattggtcagcagtactgcaaccagcatatgaagtagcttacacacgaaatgctgctcctcatttacccactaaaaggaagcagcactttaaccctttattgccaaatggatcacatttgatacacctaaaatttcatgattttcagactaatttagaattttgacatttctttttgggaaaaaaaaagatggatgcaagtcaacacatgcatctgcaggtgccataaaattttttaaaagaaaaacatgatttagcatgggttatagatattagagcgcttattacacatattgattttgacttttcacaaatttgaaaaagttttcattaggaccttattttttaatgttgggattctctgatgattgcttcatgttgcaggcgtttaagggctaagcaacattagtccgtgtgaccctctactttcaattttctaaaatggcgacaatcaacaaaaaaagttgactgtgacggcggacgcttcaaggataggtggaaattggactatttcttcactaaaatacgcaacaactgtgtcttgccccatttgcaaagagacagtcgctgtttataAAGAGTTcaaaatgtgaggcgatattaccaaacaagacacgctgacatgtacgacaagattacagaaaAGATACGcaatgagaaattgaagcaacctgaagctagtttaatttcacagcagtagtatttcgcaagaacccgagagttgaaagagaacgccacaaaggctagttgcgagattgttgaaattattcattaaaaaaaaaataataaagcaaatgtgacacactgaatgtcttgctaaattttgcttaaatatattgttctacataaaggacgtcagccaaggtcggccccccacatttttaccacgccaaatctggccccctttgcaaaaactttggacacccctggttagggctgggcgatatggccttaaacatgtatcacgataaattgagc
This window contains:
- the LOC130918988 gene encoding uncharacterized protein LOC130918988 isoform X2, with protein sequence MVTFVFQSAKETDGVSFLDSILKDHNYTSPPEIKELWLHDHNYSLKLGSSKEGCDQGEYLILENDQAAVVHTGITLKTLNVLVEAVQCYASDDFWPSVRSQVLMTLMKLKTNQPLAVLSMYFRTSEPTAVKIVEFWIDVLGAVLRPFVPWLPKQIVRATVPVECNGSIMHHFQGRSLPSAVKYLTAVSPCGLIVFVSAAFAGCRDCAHVPQGSGLLDHLVPGDEVTTRGGFAVKKLLLEGQVYLVVSSLSKIDNLPAATSSPSGNVAHVGKQVESAIQHLMSYKILAQGVPTALLPRIDNILCVCAALTNLRAQTLN
- the LOC130918988 gene encoding uncharacterized protein LOC130918988 isoform X1 — its product is MERQLKCNSGMYRGYFPRSNKAAESSGPGRIACPLAEHRHPATEAPSNCSQVMQHADGVSFLDSILKDHNYTSPPEIKELWLHDHNYSLKLGSSKEGCDQGEYLILENDQAAVVHTGITLKTLNVLVEAVQCYASDDFWPSVRSQVLMTLMKLKTNQPLAVLSMYFRTSEPTAVKIVEFWIDVLGAVLRPFVPWLPKQIVRATVPVECNGSIMHHFQGRSLPSAVKYLTAVSPCGLIVFVSAAFAGCRDCAHVPQGSGLLDHLVPGDEVTTRGGFAVKKLLLEGQVYLVVSSLSKIDNLPAATSSPSGNVAHVGKQVESAIQHLMSYKILAQGVPTALLPRIDNILCVCAALTNLRAQTLN